The DNA sequence GTAGGTTACCGCGTAGGTTGATTTAGGTTAATTTTTAGATATTTTTTCGTAACAGATCCAACGCCGCCTGCGACGCCCGGAAATTTATCTCCTCCCGCGAGCCTTTGAAACGCAGTTGCCTGACGATTTTTATGCTATTTGCCGCGAGCGCGATGTAGACGAGACCGACCGGCTTTGCCCGTGTCCCGCCGCCGGGCCCGGCAATTCCAGTTATGCCCACGCCTATGTCCGCGCGGCAGAGGCGCCGCACGTTCTGCGCCATTTCGAGCGCGACCTGT is a window from the Candidatus Omnitrophota bacterium genome containing:
- a CDS encoding nicotinamide-nucleotide amidohydrolase family protein, whose product is IAVAESCTGGLLANRLTNVSGSSRYFMAGITAYSNAIKENILGVSAGSLGRYGAVSRQVALEMAQNVRRLCRADIGVGITGIAGPGGGTRAKPVGLVYIALAANSIKIVRQLRFKGSREEINFRASQAALDLLRKNI